The Chlorocebus sabaeus isolate Y175 chromosome 16, mChlSab1.0.hap1, whole genome shotgun sequence genome window below encodes:
- the LOC103243461 gene encoding keratin, type I cuticular Ha3-II isoform X2 has translation MSYNFCLPSLSCRTSCSSRPCVPPSCHGRTLPGACNIPANVSNCNWFCEGSFNGSEKETMQFLNDRLASYLEKVRQLERDNAELENLIRERSQQQEPLLCPSYQSYFKTIEELQQKILCSKSENARLVVQIDNAKLAADDFRTKYQTEMSLRQLVESDINSLRRILDELTLCRSDLEAQVESLKEELLSLKQNHEQEVNTLRCQIGDRLNVEVDAAPAVDLNQVLNETRSQYEALVETNRREVEQWFATQTEELNKQVVSSAEQLQSYQAEIIELRRTVNALEIELQAQHNLVYSLENTLTESEARYSSQLSQLQSLITNVESQLAEIRCDLERQNQEYQVLLDVRARLECEINTYRSLLESEDCKLPSNPCATTNAYEKSIGSCVTNACGPRSRCGPCNTFGC, from the exons ATGTCCTACAACTTCTGCCTGCCCAGCCTGAGCTGCCGCACCAGCTGCTCCTCCCGGCCCTGCGTGCCCCCCAGCTGCCACGGCCGTACCCTACCCGGGGCCTGCAACATCCCCGCCAATGTGAGCAACTGCAACTGGTTCTGCGAGGGCTCCTTCAATGGCAGCGAGAAGGAGACCATGCAGTTCCTGAATGACCGCCTGGCCAGCTACCTGGAGAAGGTGCGTCAGCTGGAGCGGGACAACGCGGAGCTGGAGAACCTCATCCGGGAGCGGTCCCAGCAGCAGGAGCCCTTGCTGTGCCCCAGCTACCAGTCCTACTTCAAGACCATTGAGGAGCTTCAGCAGAAG ATCCTGTGCAGCAAGTCAGAGAATGCCAGGCTGGTGGTGCAGATTGACAATGCCAAGCTGGCTGCAGATGACTTCAGAACCAA GTACCAGACGGAGATGTCCCTGAGGCAGCTGGTGGAGTCTGACATCAACAGCCTGCGCAGGATTCTGGATGAGCTGACTCTGTGTAGGTCTGACCTGGAGGCCCAGGTGGAGTCCCTGAAGGAGGAGCTGCTGTCCCTCAAGCAGAACCATGAGCAG GAAGTCAACACCTTGCGCTGCCAGATTGGAGATCGCCTCAATGTGGAGGTGGACGCTGCCCCTGCTGTGGACCTGAACCAGGTCCTGAACGAGACCAGGAGTCAGTATGAGGCCCTGGTGGAAACCAACCGCAGGGAAGTGGAGCAATGGTTCGCCACGCAG ACCGAGGAGCTGAACAAGCAGGTGGTATCCAGCGCAGAGCAGCTGCAGTCCTACCAGGCGGAGATCATTGAACTGAGACGTACGGTCAACGCCCTGGAGATTGAGCTGCAGGCCCAGCACAACCTGGTGT ACTCTCTGGAAAACACGCTGACGGAGAGCGAGGCCCGCTACAGCTCCCAGCTGTCCCAGTTACAGAGCCTGATCACCAACGTGGAGTCCCAGCTGGCGGAGATCCGCTGTGACCTGGAGCGGCAGAACCAGGAGTACCAGGTGCTGCTGGACGTGCGTGCTCGGCTGGAGTGTGAGATCAACACGTACCGGAGCCTCCTGGAGAGCGAGGACTGCAA GCTGCCCTCCAACCCCTGCGCCACCACCAATGCATATGAAAAGTCCATTGGATCCTGCGTCACCAATGCTTGTGGTCCTCGTTCCCGATGTGGGCCCTGCAACACCTTTGGGTGCTAG
- the KRT34 gene encoding keratin, type I cuticular Ha4, protein MPYAKPPPTVNSIKGPQRKERLKPAHIHLQQLTCFSITCPSTMSYSCCLPSLGCRTSCSSRPCVPPSCHSHTLPGACNIPANVGNCNWFCEGSFNGSEKETMQFLNDRLASYLEKVRQLERDNAELENLIRERSQQQEPLLCPSYQSYFTIIEELQQKILCAKAENARLVVNIDNAKLASDDFRSKYQTEQSLRQLVESDINSIRRILDELTLCKSDLESQVESLREELICLKKNHEEEVNTLRSQLGDRLNVEVDAAPAVDLNQVLNETRSQYEALVETNRREVEQWFATQTEELNKQVVSSAEQLQSYQAEIIELRRTVNALEIELQAQHNLRNSLENTLTESEARYSSQLSQLQSLITNVESQLAEIRCNLERQNQEYQVLLDVRARLECEINTYRSLLESEDCKLPCNPCATTNASGNSCGPCGTSQKCCCN, encoded by the exons ATGCCGTATGCCAAGCCCCCACCCACCGTTAATAGTATAAAAGGACCGCAGAGGAAGGAGAGACTCAAACCTGCCCACATCCACCTCCAGCAGCTTACCTGCTTTTCCATTACCTGTCCCAGCACCATGTCTTACAGTTGTTGCCTGCCCAGCCTGGGCTGCCGCACCAGCTGCTCCTCCCGGCCCTGTGTGCCCCCCAGCTGCCACAGCCACACGCTGCCTGGGGCCTGCAACATCCCCGCCAATGTGGGCAACTGCAACTGGTTCTGCGAGGGCTCCTTCAATGGCAGTGAGAAGGAGACCATGCAGTTCCTGAACGACCGCCTGGCCAGCTACCTGGAGAAGGTGCGTCAGCTGGAGCGGGACAACGCGGAGCTGGAGAACCTCATCCGGGAGCGGTCCCAGCAGCAGGAGCCCTTGCTGTGCCCCAGCTACCAGTCCTACTTCACGATCATCGAGGAGCTCCAGCAGAAG attCTGTGTGCCAAGGCTGAGAATGCCAGGCTGGTGGTGAACATTGACAATGCCAAGCTGGCCTCTGATGACTTCAGAAGCAA GTACCAGACAGAGCAGTCCCTGAGGCAGCTGGTGGAGTCGGACATCAACAGCATACGCAGGATCCTGGATGAGCTGACCCTCTGCAAGTCCGACCTGGAGTCCCAGGTGGAGTCCCTGAGGGAGGAGCTGATCTGCTTGAAGAAGAACCATGAGGAG GAGGTCAACACCCTGCGCTCCCAGCTTGGAGACCGCCTCAACGTGGAGGTGGACGCTGCCCCTGCTGTGGACCTGAACCAGGTCCTGAACGAGACCAGGAGTCAGTATGAGGCCCTGGTGGAAACCAACCGCAGGGAAGTGGAGCAATGGTTCGCCACGCAG ACTGAGGAGCTGAACAAGCAGGTGGTATCCAGCGCAGAGCAGCTGCAGTCCTACCAGGCGGAGATCATCGAGCTGAGACGCACGGTCAACGCCCTGGAGATCGAGCTGCAGGCCCAGCACAACCTG CGAAACTCTCTGGAAAACACGCTGACGGAGAGCGAGGCCCGCTACAGCTCCCAGCTGTCCCAGTTACAGAGCCTGATCACCAACGTGGAGTCCCAGCTGGCGGAGATCCGCTGTAACCTGGAGCGGCAGAACCAGGAGTACCAGGTGCTGCTGGACGTGCGTGCCCGGCTAGAGTGTGAGATCAACACGTACCGGAGCCTCCTGGAGAGCGAGGACTGCAA GCTCCCCTGCAACCCATGCGCCACCACCAATGCTAGTGGCAACTCCTGTGGACCCTGTGGCACCTCTCAAAAGTGTTGCTGTAATTGA
- the LOC103243461 gene encoding keratin, type I cuticular Ha3-II isoform X1 — protein sequence MSYNFCLPSLSCRTSCSSRPCVPPSCHGRTLPGACNIPANVSNCNWFCEGSFNGSEKETMQFLNDRLASYLEKVRQLERDNAELENLIRERSQQQEPLLCPSYQSYFKTIEELQQKILCSKSENARLVVQIDNAKLAADDFRTKYQTEMSLRQLVESDINSLRRILDELTLCRSDLEAQVESLKEELLSLKQNHEQEVNTLRCQIGDRLNVEVDAAPAVDLNQVLNETRSQYEALVETNRREVEQWFATQTEELNKQVVSSAEQLQSYQAEIIELRRTVNALEIELQAQHNLRDSLENTLTESEARYSSQLSQLQSLITNVESQLAEIRCDLERQNQEYQVLLDVRARLECEINTYRSLLESEDCKLPSNPCATTNAYEKSIGSCVTNACGPRSRCGPCNTFGC from the exons ATGTCCTACAACTTCTGCCTGCCCAGCCTGAGCTGCCGCACCAGCTGCTCCTCCCGGCCCTGCGTGCCCCCCAGCTGCCACGGCCGTACCCTACCCGGGGCCTGCAACATCCCCGCCAATGTGAGCAACTGCAACTGGTTCTGCGAGGGCTCCTTCAATGGCAGCGAGAAGGAGACCATGCAGTTCCTGAATGACCGCCTGGCCAGCTACCTGGAGAAGGTGCGTCAGCTGGAGCGGGACAACGCGGAGCTGGAGAACCTCATCCGGGAGCGGTCCCAGCAGCAGGAGCCCTTGCTGTGCCCCAGCTACCAGTCCTACTTCAAGACCATTGAGGAGCTTCAGCAGAAG ATCCTGTGCAGCAAGTCAGAGAATGCCAGGCTGGTGGTGCAGATTGACAATGCCAAGCTGGCTGCAGATGACTTCAGAACCAA GTACCAGACGGAGATGTCCCTGAGGCAGCTGGTGGAGTCTGACATCAACAGCCTGCGCAGGATTCTGGATGAGCTGACTCTGTGTAGGTCTGACCTGGAGGCCCAGGTGGAGTCCCTGAAGGAGGAGCTGCTGTCCCTCAAGCAGAACCATGAGCAG GAAGTCAACACCTTGCGCTGCCAGATTGGAGATCGCCTCAATGTGGAGGTGGACGCTGCCCCTGCTGTGGACCTGAACCAGGTCCTGAACGAGACCAGGAGTCAGTATGAGGCCCTGGTGGAAACCAACCGCAGGGAAGTGGAGCAATGGTTCGCCACGCAG ACCGAGGAGCTGAACAAGCAGGTGGTATCCAGCGCAGAGCAGCTGCAGTCCTACCAGGCGGAGATCATTGAACTGAGACGTACGGTCAACGCCCTGGAGATTGAGCTGCAGGCCCAGCACAACCTG CGAGACTCTCTGGAAAACACGCTGACGGAGAGCGAGGCCCGCTACAGCTCCCAGCTGTCCCAGTTACAGAGCCTGATCACCAACGTGGAGTCCCAGCTGGCGGAGATCCGCTGTGACCTGGAGCGGCAGAACCAGGAGTACCAGGTGCTGCTGGACGTGCGTGCTCGGCTGGAGTGTGAGATCAACACGTACCGGAGCCTCCTGGAGAGCGAGGACTGCAA GCTGCCCTCCAACCCCTGCGCCACCACCAATGCATATGAAAAGTCCATTGGATCCTGCGTCACCAATGCTTGTGGTCCTCGTTCCCGATGTGGGCCCTGCAACACCTTTGGGTGCTAG